One genomic segment of Natrialbaceae archaeon AArc-T1-2 includes these proteins:
- a CDS encoding DsrE/DsrF/DrsH-like family protein, with amino-acid sequence MSTDNPTPADDADAVVDAAELQALRERVDELESSLADADSDDDGKKMSIVATKGTLDMAYPPLILGSTAAAFGWDVVVFHTFWGLDILHEEKAKDLKLSAVGNPNMPVPNAVAALPGMDAMATKMMRKKIADNETATIEELIELSLDQGVDLQACQMTIELMDYDEDDFYDGVTTDVGAATALQHMAESDIQLLV; translated from the coding sequence ATGAGTACGGACAATCCCACACCGGCCGACGACGCCGACGCCGTGGTCGACGCCGCCGAACTCCAGGCGCTTCGCGAGCGCGTCGACGAGCTCGAGTCGTCGCTGGCCGACGCCGATAGCGACGACGACGGCAAGAAGATGTCGATCGTCGCCACCAAGGGAACGCTCGACATGGCGTACCCGCCACTGATCCTCGGGAGCACGGCCGCCGCCTTCGGCTGGGACGTCGTCGTCTTCCACACGTTCTGGGGACTCGACATCCTCCACGAGGAGAAGGCCAAAGATCTCAAACTCAGCGCCGTCGGCAACCCGAACATGCCGGTGCCAAACGCCGTGGCGGCTCTGCCCGGCATGGACGCGATGGCCACCAAGATGATGCGAAAGAAGATCGCCGACAACGAGACCGCCACTATCGAGGAGCTGATCGAGCTCTCGCTGGATCAAGGCGTCGACCTGCAGGCCTGTCAGATGACGATCGAGCTGATGGACTACGACGAAGACGACTTCTACGACGGCGTCACCACCGATGTCGGCGCGGCCACCGCGCTCCAGCACATGGCCGAGTCGGACATCCAGCTGCTCGTCTAG
- a CDS encoding transcriptional regulator — translation MREAERTTRRRIADALREEPATPSELAATFDLTPEAATRHVEHVARSVDGDGEQLLVAPPVCRECGFEEFDDLLNRPSRCPECKSEAIEEPTFTIEPA, via the coding sequence ATGCGAGAGGCCGAGAGAACGACGCGCCGTCGGATCGCCGACGCGCTTCGCGAGGAGCCTGCAACCCCGAGCGAACTCGCGGCGACGTTCGATCTCACGCCTGAAGCGGCGACGCGACACGTCGAACACGTCGCTCGATCGGTCGACGGCGACGGGGAACAACTGCTCGTCGCGCCGCCTGTGTGCCGGGAGTGTGGCTTCGAGGAGTTCGACGACCTGCTCAACCGTCCGTCCCGCTGTCCGGAGTGCAAAAGCGAGGCGATCGAGGAACCGACGTTCACGATCGAACCGGCGTAA
- a CDS encoding NDP-sugar synthase, which yields MKAVVLAGGYATRLWPITKHRPKMFLPIGDSTVVDRIFAELEADDRIEDVYVSTNERFAPEFEAHLAEAEFEKPQLSVEETTEEDEKLGVVGALAQLIDREGVDDDDLLVIAGDNLMSFDVADFLDYFEEQAAPTLAAYDVGSREKAKSYGLVELEGDRIVDFQEKPDDPQSTLVSIACYAFPGESLSLFPAYLDEDNNPDEPGWFVQWLQEREPTYAFTFEGAWFDIGTPESYLDAVGWHLDGDTRIAETASLEDATIGENVHVMDGATLENVSVDYSVIFPDATIRNGDVRRSIIDEGTHLENMDLAGALIGAHTTIRNGSSEPE from the coding sequence ATGAAGGCCGTCGTACTCGCCGGCGGATACGCGACCCGGCTGTGGCCGATCACGAAACATCGACCGAAGATGTTCCTCCCGATCGGCGACTCGACCGTCGTCGACCGCATCTTCGCCGAGCTCGAGGCCGACGACCGGATCGAAGACGTCTACGTCAGCACGAACGAGCGATTCGCCCCCGAGTTCGAGGCCCATCTCGCCGAGGCAGAGTTCGAAAAGCCCCAGCTCTCGGTCGAGGAAACCACCGAGGAAGACGAAAAGCTCGGGGTCGTGGGTGCGCTTGCCCAGCTGATCGACCGGGAGGGTGTCGACGACGACGACCTACTGGTGATCGCCGGCGACAACCTGATGAGCTTCGACGTCGCCGACTTTCTCGATTACTTCGAAGAGCAGGCGGCCCCGACGCTTGCCGCCTACGACGTCGGCTCCCGCGAGAAGGCCAAATCCTACGGCCTGGTCGAACTCGAGGGCGACCGAATCGTCGACTTTCAGGAGAAACCGGACGATCCACAGAGCACGCTGGTCTCGATCGCCTGTTATGCGTTCCCCGGAGAGTCGCTGTCGCTGTTTCCGGCGTATCTCGACGAGGACAACAATCCCGACGAACCCGGCTGGTTCGTCCAGTGGCTCCAAGAGCGCGAGCCCACCTACGCCTTTACCTTCGAGGGCGCGTGGTTCGATATCGGCACGCCCGAGAGCTACCTCGACGCCGTCGGCTGGCACTTAGACGGCGACACGCGGATCGCCGAGACGGCCAGCCTCGAGGACGCTACCATCGGCGAGAACGTCCACGTGATGGACGGCGCGACCCTCGAGAACGTCAGCGTCGACTACTCGGTGATCTTTCCCGACGCCACGATCCGAAACGGCGACGTCCGCCGGTCGATCATCGACGAAGGGACCCACCTCGAGAACATGGACCTGGCGGGCGCGCTCATCGGCGCGCACACGACGATCAGAAACGGCTCGTCGGAGCCCGAGTGA